CGCGATAGGTCGAATAGCTCCATGGCGTGATCAGCAGCGGCACGTGCAGATGCTGCTCCGGCTCCGACACGCCAAAGCGCAGCGGGATCACGTCGAGGAAGGGCGGATCGCTTAGCAGGACGCCGCGGCCGGCGAAATAGGCAGCCGCCTGAAAGCGCAGCTCGTAAGTGCCGATCGGCACGGGCCGCCCCTCGATCGGCTCCGGGCTGGTGCGCCCGTCGGCGTTTGTCACGAGATCGCCGATCAGGCGCTCCTCGCCGTGACGTGACAGCTCGACCAGGCTGAACTTCATACCGTCGGCCGGCAGCCCGCAATGCGCGTCGAGGACGTGGACAGACAGCGTGCCGTGAACTGGAAGCGCCTCCTCGCTCGCGATCATGCCTGCAAGGCGGAGGCTTGCGATGCGCGCGATCTCGGTCAGCGCCTCTTTTTCCTCCTGCGCCGGGTCATTGTTCAGCCGGCGTGCGAAGGCGTCGAGGATCGAGTCCTTGGTGTGGCGGCGGACACAGATCATGAAGGGAAAGCCGAACTTCGCCCTGTAGGCGTTGTTCAACTTCTCGAACGTTGCGAACTCGGGCTCCGACAGTCGGTCGAGGCCGGCGCCGTCCTGTTCGCGCGTCGAATGCGCGGTGAGGCCTTGGGCACGCTGCGCCTTGTTGGCGAGATCGGGATGCGAACGGATCAGGTTGAGGCGCTGCTCTGCGGGCGCGGTTTCGATCGAGGCGATCATCGCATCGCGCAAGGCGGCGAGGTTCTTGAACGGCCGCCGCGCTGCGGCGGCCGTCGCGACCCAGGGCGAATATTCGAAGACGTCGCCGAGGGCGGCGATGAAATCGGCTGTGGCGGCGCGGTTGAGGGTATCGAGGGTGAAGTGTCCCGGCAACGAAAATCTCCGTTCAGTGCATCTGCCGGGTCAGTCCGGCGAAGCGTTCGGCAAGCAGCATCAGGATCAAGGTGGCGATCACGATCGCACCGGACGCGGCCGCGGTGCGGACGTCGAGATTGGTCTCGATCTGTTGCCAGAGATGGATCGGCAGCATCTCGGTACGCTCGTCGGCAAGGAACAGCGACACCGGAACGTTGTCGAAGGACGCCATGAAGGCGAGGAAGGCGCCCGCCCCGATGCCGGGCCCGATCAGCGGCAGCGTGACGCGGCGAAACGTCGTCAGGCGATCGGCGCCGAGACTCTCGGAAGCCTCGAGCAGGCTGGCGTCGAGCTGCGATAGGGAGGCCAGCGTTGTGCGCAGCACGAAAGGCACGCAGACGATGACATGGCCGAGCACGAGGAGGGGAATACTCGGCGAGAGGCCGAGCCGGTTGATGAAGATCAGCGCCGCAAAGCCAAACGACAGCGCAGGCAGGAGCAGCGGCGACATGAACAGGAGGTCCGCCGCACGCATCAGGGGCGAGCGGCTGCGCGTGATCGCGAGCGCCGCAGCCGTGCCGCAAGCACCCGACAGCAGCGTGGTCCACAACGCGACGACCAGGCTGTTCCAGGCTGCGCGTTGCATCTGGTCGGCATCGATGAGCGCGACATACCAGCGCAACGACAGTCCGGGCGGCGGAAAGCGCAGGGATTGCGACGAGGTGAACGAGGTCAGGAGCACCACTGCGGTCGGCAGCACCAGGAAGAGCAGGGCGATGGCCGCGAGCAGCCCGAATACGACCTTCAGCGACAGGGCGTCCCAGCGAATGCGCTTAGCGGCGGCCATGGATTTCACTCCTGCGGCCGACAGCGCCGAGCACGCCGACGACAATCATCACCGTGATCATGAAGATGATCGACAGCGCCGCGGCGAACGGCCAGTTGTTGGCCCCGACCGCCTGCTGGTAGATGTTGAGCGGCATGTAGATCAGCCGCGCGCCGCCGATCAGGGTCTGCGTGACGAACGCGGTGATGCTCGCGGCGTAGGTCAGGATACAGCCGGCAATGATGCCGGGCAGCGACAAGGGCAGCGTGACGCGGAAGAAGGTGCGCCATTCGCCGGCCCCGAGCACTCGCGAGGCATCGGCAAGGTTCGGGTCGAGCTTCGACAGCACGGTGAGGATCGGCAGCACCATCAGCGGCATCTGCACCTGGGCGAGCACCATCACCACGCCAACCTCGGTGTAGAGCAGCCGCAGCGGCTCGTTGCTGAGGCCGAGTCCCATCACGACCTGGTTGAGCAGGCCCTGCCGTCCCAAAATCACGATCCAGGAGAAGGTGCGGACCACCACAGAGGTCAGGATCGGAAGGATGACCAGGAACACCAGCACGCTTTGCCAGCGCGCCCCGGCGCGCGCGCAGAGCCAGGCGACGGGGTAGCCGAACACGAGGCACACCAGCGTCGCCTTGACGCCGAGCAGGAGCGTCTCGATCAGGATCGAGTAGCTGAAGGGATCGCTGAAGAACTTGACGTAGTTGTGAAGCGTCCAGCCCTGCATGGCGATGTCGCCATGCAGGGACAGTAGCAGGAGGACCACGAGCGGCGCGACGAAGAACGCCGTGAAGATGGCGGCAAGTGGCAGGGCGAGCCTGGAATCGGCCTCCATCGCCGGCGCTCCCCTAGAGCTTGATCTCGCGATTGAAGCGATCGATCAGCGCGCCGCGCTGTGGATTGATCTTCTCCCAGTTGATGGTGCGGATCTTGGCGACGTCATCGAGCGTCTTGGCGAGCGACTTGGTGATGGCGCCTTCGATCTTGACCTTGGCATTGGTCGGAATGACGTCATAGGGCGGCTTCAGCAGCTTCTCCTGGGTCGCCACGGCCAGATGCAGGTCGATATATTGGACGGCGAGCTCGGGCTCGGCTGCGCCTGCGACGATGTGCAGGCTGGTCGACCAGCCGACCGCGCCCGTCGCAGGAATCGTGAACTCGACCGGCACGTCCTTGGCCTTCAGCGTCTGCACGAAATTGAAATTGTAGGGCGCGATGTCGATCTGTTCCTGCTGCCACAGCGTCGCAAACGCACCGAGATTGGCGCCGATCGCGCCGACATTCGGCAGGAGCTGTTTCAGGAACTTGAAGGCCGGCTCGAAATCCTCGTCGGTGCCGCCCTTGACGCGGTTGAGCTCGGCGAGAAAGGCGATGCCGAGCTGGCTGTTGAGCGCGGTCAGGCCGACGCGGCCCTTGTATTGGGGATCGAGCAGGTCGTCCCAGCTCGTCGGCGCCGTCTTGATCTTGTCGGGATTGTAGCCGAGGCCGATCACCTGCATGGTGATCTTCGGGCCCCATTTGTCCTGCGCGGTCGGCAGCAAGTCCTTGTAGTTGGGCGACTGCGCGATGGGATATTCCGTGATCAGGCCTTCGCGGACCGCATCGATTACCTGAGGCGCATCGAAGAAGGCGACGTCAAACGGCGGCTTGTTGCCTTTGGCGGCGACCAGCCGCGATACCTGGTCGGTGCCGAGGATGATGGATTGCGTGACGGCGGCGCCGGTCAGCTGCTTGAAAGCCGGCGCGATGACGTCG
This genomic interval from Bradyrhizobium sp. CB82 contains the following:
- a CDS encoding ABC transporter permease, whose protein sequence is MEADSRLALPLAAIFTAFFVAPLVVLLLLSLHGDIAMQGWTLHNYVKFFSDPFSYSILIETLLLGVKATLVCLVFGYPVAWLCARAGARWQSVLVFLVILPILTSVVVRTFSWIVILGRQGLLNQVVMGLGLSNEPLRLLYTEVGVVMVLAQVQMPLMVLPILTVLSKLDPNLADASRVLGAGEWRTFFRVTLPLSLPGIIAGCILTYAASITAFVTQTLIGGARLIYMPLNIYQQAVGANNWPFAAALSIIFMITVMIVVGVLGAVGRRSEIHGRR
- the uraD gene encoding 2-oxo-4-hydroxy-4-carboxy-5-ureidoimidazoline decarboxylase, with protein sequence MPGHFTLDTLNRAATADFIAALGDVFEYSPWVATAAAARRPFKNLAALRDAMIASIETAPAEQRLNLIRSHPDLANKAQRAQGLTAHSTREQDGAGLDRLSEPEFATFEKLNNAYRAKFGFPFMICVRRHTKDSILDAFARRLNNDPAQEEKEALTEIARIASLRLAGMIASEEALPVHGTLSVHVLDAHCGLPADGMKFSLVELSRHGEERLIGDLVTNADGRTSPEPIEGRPVPIGTYELRFQAAAYFAGRGVLLSDPPFLDVIPLRFGVSEPEQHLHVPLLITPWSYSTYRGS
- a CDS encoding extracellular solute-binding protein, coding for MTSFRTVTIDRRRLLRSAGGLALAASLPRFARAQNKTLIAATFPGTWNEADRDVIAPAFKQLTGAAVTQSIILGTDQVSRLVAAKGNKPPFDVAFFDAPQVIDAVREGLITEYPIAQSPNYKDLLPTAQDKWGPKITMQVIGLGYNPDKIKTAPTSWDDLLDPQYKGRVGLTALNSQLGIAFLAELNRVKGGTDEDFEPAFKFLKQLLPNVGAIGANLGAFATLWQQEQIDIAPYNFNFVQTLKAKDVPVEFTIPATGAVGWSTSLHIVAGAAEPELAVQYIDLHLAVATQEKLLKPPYDVIPTNAKVKIEGAITKSLAKTLDDVAKIRTINWEKINPQRGALIDRFNREIKL
- a CDS encoding ABC transporter permease produces the protein MAAAKRIRWDALSLKVVFGLLAAIALLFLVLPTAVVLLTSFTSSQSLRFPPPGLSLRWYVALIDADQMQRAAWNSLVVALWTTLLSGACGTAAALAITRSRSPLMRAADLLFMSPLLLPALSFGFAALIFINRLGLSPSIPLLVLGHVIVCVPFVLRTTLASLSQLDASLLEASESLGADRLTTFRRVTLPLIGPGIGAGAFLAFMASFDNVPVSLFLADERTEMLPIHLWQQIETNLDVRTAAASGAIVIATLILMLLAERFAGLTRQMH